The genomic region aatatggtcatgcagaataaaaaattaatatgtgctttataagtactaataaactgccaatatcctagtaatattcATGCTAAGAAGtaagttaatagtgagaactggaccctaaagtttagtacatttatattcagcacataaatatgaaacagaAACACTAACAAACAACATTACAATCAAATGCATGGAGAtggttaaataataatatacagaaaagaaaaggaaaacttaaaaaaaacttaaatgataataaaatcaCAAGTTTATTCAAGAGTTCaagatatttatttgtatatgtaccAGGTACAATGAAATTCTTATTTCTAATTTTGTATTtgttatagaaataaaaagcattttagAGCTGGCATaattcaaatatgaaatatagaATATGTTCTAAAACAATATAACAACTAAAAACGTGCACAAACCAAAAAATCAACATCTATAGATCACCATTTGAAATGAATACCATATTGATTGAAAGCTTTGGTCATTAATATACAGGAAATGTCTGACctgagtaaaaataaaaaagcaaagtCATTCAAGTTTGTTCTTTGTTCTTCTAAAACATACTCTACAACAGAAATATCTGATAACTGCATATATAGTCATGATTATGAGTGACACAGCAGAAAGCAGGAACAGCATGACATCAACAGAGTGATAAGAGTACCAGGGCATTTTGTACGACTCTGTGCACAAGTGAGCGGCACCTTTGTGCCTCATAACAAACTCAATCCAGAAGATGGCATTGTCCAGAGGCTTCACTGGGACGTCCTTGTGAAGCCTTGAGAGCCTCTGCATGTTCTCCCGATAAGAGGGCTCATAAAGGACCTCTTTGACAGTTTTAAGGAAGGAGTCCTTATCCACTGTGGCAAAGTCTACATTCTTGGCTACACCCTTTACTCTCATTCTTGCAAGATTATCAGGCTGGTCAAAAATCAGCCCAAATCCAATGATTGGCACCCCGTGGTAGATGGCTTCTTGAATTCCATTGGTTCCTCCATGTGCCACAAAGGCTCTGGTCTTAGGATGACCCAGAAGATCATTCTGAGGCATCCAGTCCATCATTAAGGTGTTGTTCCCAAGTGCAGACGGTCTCTTTCCTTTGTACCTCCAGATGATCTTCTGTGGAAGTTCTgcaaaagcttcagcaattgcCTCTGCCACATCATCAGGAAGCTGACCTATGAGAGTGCCCAAAGACATGATGATGACACCATGCTCTCCAGAGCTCTGCACAAAGTCCTCCAGATCTTGTGGAAGAGGCTTTGATGGCTTGCACTGAAAACCTCCCATGTAGACGATGTTTGGCATAGTGGGACGTGGGAATTCAAAAGTAAAATCAACTCTATGGAGCCACAGGTCAGCACTCTGAACTAAGGTAAAGTAGGATGTTCCTGGGCCAATGAACCGTTCACAAAGTGCATTATAATGTGGAGCAAACATGAAAGCACCTTGTGCTTCAGCTACAGTGTATACCACTACATTCTTCACTCTTTGAAAAAAGCTCATGCGGTCTGATAACTCCACCATTGGAAAAGGAATATAAGAAAGTGGAGAAGGAGCTATTGCAAAATGACCTTCACTATACATTGTCCAACGGACATTGTAGACAATGGGCAGCTTCAGGTAATGGCCCAGAATAACGCCTCCAAACAAGAGTGGATCTGTAAGGAGCAAGTCATACTTGGCATCCCTAAAGGACTGCATTAGCTGCTGGTCTTCCATCATACTGTTTATCATCTTACTCTCTGTTTTCGTCATCTCAAAACAACTTTCCCACATCTCTATCTCCAGCTTTAGACGAGCCCAGGTGGAACC from Megalobrama amblycephala isolate DHTTF-2021 linkage group LG7, ASM1881202v1, whole genome shotgun sequence harbors:
- the LOC125272737 gene encoding UDP-glucuronosyltransferase 2C1-like is translated as MNRQIFQSCGQILSVLLLTTVPVVRSGKVLVFPVDGSHWVNMNILVEALHAKGHNVTVIRMADSWYIKEFSPHYTSINLKSEGGFDEEFFEMFAFRLMTILRQGSTWARLKLEIEMWESCFEMTKTESKMINSMMEDQQLMQSFRDAKYDLLLTDPLLFGGVILGHYLKLPIVYNVRWTMYSEGHFAIAPSPLSYIPFPMVELSDRMSFFQRVKNVVVYTVAEAQGAFMFAPHYNALCERFIGPGTSYFTLVQSADLWLHRVDFTFEFPRPTMPNIVYMGGFQCKPSKPLPQDLEDFVQSSGEHGVIIMSLGTLIGQLPDDVAEAIAEAFAELPQKIIWRYKGKRPSALGNNTLMMDWMPQNDLLGHPKTRAFVAHGGTNGIQEAIYHGVPIIGFGLIFDQPDNLARMRVKGVAKNVDFATVDKDSFLKTVKEVLYEPSYRENMQRLSRLHKDVPVKPLDNAIFWIEFVMRHKGAAHLCTESYKMPWYSYHSVDVMLFLLSAVSLIIMTIYAVIRYFCCRVCFRRTKNKLE